CGCGACAGGATTCCGTGGTTTCGGTCCGAAGCAGGCGACCACGATCTACGTTGGCGGTGCGCGGCGAACGGCGCCGGCAGAGCCAGGTCGAGGAGGCAGGTCGTCCATGGACGCTCGGACGATGCCTGCTGCCGGATACGGCCTGGAGTTCCGCCTGCTCGGGGCCTTCGAGGTGCTCAGCTCCGGTAGCCCGATCCTGCTCGGCAGTCCCGCGATGCGCCGCCTGCTGGCGCTGTTGACCCTCAACGCCAACCAGGTCGTGTCGGTCGACCGCATCATCAGAGTGCTCTGGACCGGTGACCCGCCCGCCAGCGTTCGGACGATCCTGCAGGGCTATGTGTCACGGCTTCGTAAACTGATCGGCGGTGCCGCCGCCTTCGGCGACGACGTCGAGATCGTGACCCGTTCGCCCGGCTACCTGTTGCGGACCGACCCCGACCGCATCGACCTGCACCGCGCCAGGGAGCTGGCCAGGAGCGCGGCGGAGACGACGGGGACCGCACGGGTCGTGGTGCTGCGGGCGGCACTGCGACTGTGGCGCGGCCCCGCGCTGGCCGAGATGGAGGCGCTGCCGCTGCTGCGGGCGACCTCGATGTCGATCGAGGAGTTCCGGCTCGGTCTGGTGGAGGATCGGATCGAGGCAGAGCTCGCCGTCGGCATGGGCTCCGACCTGCTGACCGAACTCAACGAACTGGTCACCCAGCACCCGCTGCGGGAACGCCTGACCGATCAGCTCATGCTCGTGCTCTATCGCACCGGCCGACGGGCCGACGCCCTGCGGCGTTACCACGAGCTTCGGGAGCGCCTGGCCGAAGAGTTCGGCGTCGATCCCTCGCCACAGCTCCAGCGCACCTATGAGCGCATCCTCCGCGACGAAGCCGTGCCCGATGATGCGAGCCTCCCGGCCCAGGACGTGCGCCCCGGTCCGGTGGACTCGGAACGCGCCGGGACCGTCCAGAGCCTCGCGGTGATTCCCGCTCAGCTGCCGCCCCAGATCGGCGGCTTCGTCGGGCGTGAGGGTGAGCTGGCCGTCCTGGACTCGCTGCTGCCCAGCCGCCATCACGACGTCGGCTCGCGGATCGCGGTCGTCAGCGGCGTCGCGGGCCTCGGCAAGAGCGCACTCGCCGTCACGTGGGCGCACCGAGCGAGCGCCGCGCCCGCCGCGGAGTTCCCCGACGGCCAGCTCTTCGCCTCGCTCCGGGGCGTCGACCCCTACGAGCAGCCGGTGGCGCCCGCCGAGGTGCTGCGGCAGTTCTTGATCGGCCTCGGGCTGACCGCCGACCGGATCCCGGCGGGTCTCACCGAGCGCGTCGCGCTCTACCGATCGATCACCGCCAAACGCCGGATGCTGGTGCTGCTCGACGATGCCGTCGACCATCAGCAGGTGCAGCCGCTGCTCCCGGCCGCGCAGTCCTGCACGGTGTTGATCACCAGCAGGCGGATGCTGGACGGACTCCTGGTCACCAACGGCGCCAGGCTGATCCGGCTCGGTCCGCTGCCCGATGCTCAGGCCGGGGAACTCGTCAGCCGGGTGGTCGGCGACGTCGAGCTGACGCAGTCCGAGCTGGATCGACTGGCGAGTCTGTGCGGGAACCTCCCGCTCGCCCTGCGGATCGCGGCGGCCAGACTGGCAGGCGACGCCGAGGTGACGGTGAGCGAGCTGATCGACGAACTCGCCGATGAACGTCGCCGACTCGGTGCACTGCGGGCAGGCGACTCGCAGATCAGCGTCCGAGGGGCCTTCGAGCTGACCTATCGCAGGCTGACGCCGGAGGCGGCCCGGCTCTTCCGCCTCGTCGGCGTGCATCCCGGTGTGGAGATGAGTCGATCGGTGCTGGCCGCGATGGCCCAGACGTCCTTCGCCGCCGTCGCGGAACAGCTGCACGTCCTGGAGTCGGTGCACCTGATGTCATCCCTGGGCGACGGCCGATTCGGCACCCACGACCTGATCCGGCTCTATGCCAGACAGCTCGCCGCCGACGATTTGGGTTCGGCGGAGCGCCGGGCTGTGACGGAGGCACTCGTCGACTTCTACCTGGCGGCGGCCGAGTGCGGTCGTGACCTGATCCGCCCCACCACGGGCAGCCCGTCGTCGGAGTGGACGGGCGAACTGCCTGCGATGGGGACTGCGGAGCAGGCGGTCGGCTGGTTCGACCGCGAGTGGACGAACCTGCTGCACGCGGCAAGGACGGCGTTGCGGGAGGGCAGGAACGAGGTGGCGTGGCGGATCGCCTGGGCGGCGGCGCCCTACGTGCTGTTCCGGCATCTGCTCGACGAGTCGACCGAGTTGTTCGATCAGGGACTCGCCGCCGCTCGCGCGGCGGGCGACCGGCTCGGGCAGTGCCTGATGCTGCGGTGTCGCGTCAACGTCGACCTCTACCGCTCGGCGCAGTCTGAGGAGGCGCTCGGACATGCCATGGAGGCGCTGGCGCTCGCCGAGGAGCTGGGTGATCCCGCGATCCTGGCCCCGACGGTGAGCAGTGTGTTCACCGCACAGACCCGGCTCGGCCACTATGAGGAGGCGCGGCGTGGCGGCGAACGTGCGCTCGCCCTGTACCGAGGACTCGGCGACCTGACCGGCCAGGCGATGTCGTTGAACAACCTCGCGATGATCGACCAGTCGTGCGGCCGCACCGAGCGAGCCTACGAGCGGTGCCTGGCGGTACTCGACCTCTACCGACGCATCGACGAACCAGCCAACGAGGCGGTCGTTCTCAACAACCTGAGCGAACTCGCCGCCGAACTCGCCGACTGGCAGGCGGCCGAGAGCTTCGCCAGACGGGCCCGGTCGGTCTCGGTGTCCTGCGGGGCGTCGGTGCAGGAGGCGAAGGCGCTGAGCCAGCTCGGCGACGTGCACCTTCAGAACGGGGACGTCCTCTCGGCGAAGTTCCGGTGGGAGCAGGCCCTCACGCTCGTGCACGGCAGCAGCTCGCCGATCCGGGCCGAGGTCGAGCAGCGACTCGCCGAGCTGGCGGCCGAGGAGTAGCCCCGCCTCGGCAGTGGCGAGGCTGCCCGCTGGAGTCTGCCCACGTCCGCATCGGGCAGGCTGGGGGCGTGACGGAACATCTGGATGAGCGGAGCAGGGCGGGACGGGGTTCCGCAGCGGCGGCGGACGCGGACTCGCTGCCCCGGTTACTGGGTGGCAGGCGTGGTGCCGCCGACGCCTCGGTGCCGCCGTTGGTCTTCGTCCTCGCCTGGTGGCTCGGCCAGGGTTCGGTGCCGATCGGCGCCGGTGCCGCGCTGGCGGCCGGGCTGGTGATCGCGGTGCTGCGGCTGCGGCGAGGGCATCGGCCGGTGGCCGCGCTGCTGGGAATGCTGGGCGTCGCGGTCGCAGGCGCCGTCGCGCTGTACACCGGGCGGGCGGTCGACTACTTCCTGGTGCAGCTCCTCTCGAACGCGGGCAGCGCACTGGTGTGGGCCTTGAGCATCCTCGTGCGACGCCCGCTGCTGGGCGTGATCGTGGGCGTCCTGCTGGGGCAGAAGATGCGGTGGCGTCGGGATGCCGACCTGCTGCGTGCCTACGGTCGGTCGAGCTGGGTCTGGGTCGGGCAGTACCTGACCAGGCTGGCGGTGTTCCTGCCGCTGTGGATCGCCGAGCAGGCTGGCGCGCTCGTCGTCGCCAGGGCCGTGCTCAGCCTTCCGCTGGTCACGCTGTGTCTGGCGGTGAGCTGGGCGGTGCTGCGGCGGTCGCTGCCGTCGGGGCATCCGGGGCTCCGGCATCCGCAGAGCGGAGAGCGGGCAGGGGACTCCGCTGTGTCGTCCACCACAGGGCAGGACGGGGCGATGTCGGGGCAGGCGGTGTCGGACGGGGCTGATTCGAGCGGGGCAGCCGACCGTCTGGACACGGAGGCCGGTGTCGGATCGGACTGCGGTTCGGCGGTGTCGGGGCAGGCTGCGGGCCGTTCCCAGCCCCAGACGTCCCAGGCTCAGCCCCGGCTTGCGGGGCCGCAGTCCGAGAGATCCCTGCCCGAGACGGCGCCGGGCGGGACGTCTGGGGCCCAGACCCCCTGACCAGTGCTTCTACCGGGCTGGTGGACGCACGCCGACCCGTCGGCATGCGTCGCGTGCTGTTCTGTAACGGCCTGCGTGCCAGGGACCCTAGAATCACGTCGCATGCGGCGGAGGACTGCTCTGGCGGTTGTTGGGGCTGTCGCTCTGGCCTGGGGCGAGTGGATGAACCGGCGATGGTCGCGAATTCTCGTGGCCGAGGGCGTGGGCGCTGCTGAGAGCGTGGTCGTGGTCGTCCTGGGTTATCGGAATCCCCAGCCGACGGCGAACCTCATCAACCGCTGGCGAGTCCGTGCCGGAATTCGTTCCATCCCCGCTGACGGCGGGCCCGGCACTTGCGTGATCTTCAGCGGCGGCGCGGCGGGCGGAGGCGTTGCGGAGGCTCGACTGATGGCTGACTACGCGAAGTCGGCACTGAGGTTCGACGGCACAGTGCTGTTAGAGAGCGAGAGCCTGACGACCTGGCAGAACATCACGAACATCATCCCGCTGCTGGCGGACGCCGACCGCATCAAGATCGTGTCGCAGCCTGCACACGCGCTTAAGGCCCGCGCGTACCTGCGACGGCAGCGTCCTGACCTCGCCGAGAGGCTCGTGCGCGCGGAGGACTACCGCCCCGGCGAATGGCTGATCGCCAAGCCGCTGCTGGCGCTGTACGGGCTCCGGATCCTCCGCGGCCTTCGGAAGGACGAGCGCACTGCCTCGCCGTAGCCGGGTCGTCTGTGGCGGGTCGGTGGGTGGCGAGGTCGACTCCGTCGGGTCGCGTTCGGCAGTTCTCGCGCGTCGCAGGCCGAGACAGGGTCACGGCGAGGCGGGAGCAGCAGGCGACGCTGGCGGCCCCACGCCCGATGCCCTGTCGGCCCCCGCACCCGCGCCTACCGAGGTGGCCGTTCCATCCGCCTGCGCCCCGGCTCGCGGCGTAGCGGCCGGAATACCCCGCGCCGTAAGTCGTTGGTGGACCAGCCGCGCTGTCGTCGGATCGCCGATCGAGTCCGCGACGGCGAGCCAGGCAGCCCCGGTGGCCGCGTCGGGCGGCCCGTCGGATCGTGCGTCAGGCAGCACGCCTGCCGACTCCGCCAGCTCCGCCCGCACCTCGGCCTCGATCGGGCTGCCTGAGGTGAGCAGGCTGCCTGCCAGGATCACCGGGCTCGTCTCCCCAGGAATTCGCAAGCTGCGGACGAGCGTCGCGAGTTCGGTCGCGCCCCGGTGGACGATCCGGACTGCAGCAGGGTCGTCCGCCCGGTAGGCCGCGCTCACCAGCAGGGCGTACTCGGCCAGTCGGACCGGCGGTGCGGAGTTGACCGAGGTGATCAGCCTGCGGCGGGCCTCGCCGTTCCAGGCCGCCCCGTCCGGCGCAGGCGAGTCCGCTCCCAGCGTCGCGTCCAGCACCGAGCCCGCCAGCTCGCCATGCCGGTCGCGGCCCTCCACCGCCCGCAGCGTGTGTCTCACCGCCTCCCGGCCCAGCCAGAACGCCGAACCCTCGTCGCCGAGCAGCCAGCCGTGTCCGCCCGCGATCCTGCTGAGGGCGTTCCCGTCGATCCTGGCCGCGATCGCGCCGGTGCCCGCGATGAGCACCACGCCGGTGGCTGCCTCGGTCGCGGCCGCGAACGCCGTCTCAACGTCGCTGAGAACCCGCAGACTCGCGGCCGGACCTGCGGCGGCGACCCACGCCTGCTGAAACGCCCCGGCCACCGCCGGATCGCTGAGCCGGGAGACGCCTGCCATGCCCAGCACACCCGCCACCACCCGATCGGCGCCGCCGTCGCTGAGCAGCCGTTGCAGGACGTCGGTGAGCCGGGCCGTGGCCACCTCCACCGGATGGGCGTTGGGGTTCGCGCCCTCGCCCCGAGCCCAGGCGTGTCGACGGCCGTCGGCCGAGGCGAGCACCGCTGTGGTCGACGTGCCGCCGATGTCGACGCCGATCACCAGATCGGGCGGTTCTGCCATGGCGCTGCCCCTCACCGCGGGCGTCGGGGTCGGCGTCAGTCCTCCGCCGATCCACGCAGCGCCTGCTCGATGTGCGTCAGATGGGTACGTGCGTGATAGCGGGCGAGTTCGGCCTTCCCGGCCGCCAGCGCGTCCACGATCAGCCGATGCTCGTCCAGCGTCTCCCCTGTCTTACCGTCCTGCGCGAGCCGCCGCCAGAGGCTCGCGTCGACGGTCGGGCTGTGCAGCGCGGCCAGCAGGCTGCCCAGATAGGCGTTTCCCGCCGTCCTGGCTATCTCGTGATGGAAGTCGAGTTCGTGGCGGACCAGGTCGGGGACCGGGTCGTCGGGGCGGATGGACGAGCACAGCGTCCGCAGCCGGTGCAGCACCGGAGGCGTCATCCTGGCCGAGGTCATCGCGGTCGCCTCTGGCTCGAGGATACGTCGGACCTGGAGCACTTCGAGCGCGGAGTCGTGGTCGCGGTACATCTCCAGGGCGAAGGCCAGCGAGTCCAGCATCTCCTCGGCCCGCAGGCTGGCGACATAGGTGCCGCTGCCCTGCCGGACGTCGAGGATGTGCACCAGCGCGAGCGCGCGCACCGCCTCGCGCAGCGAGTTGCGGGACAGCCCGAGACCGTCGGCCAGCTCGGACTCCGGTGGGAGTCGGGCGCCGGGCACCAGTTCGCCGCGCTGGATCATCTCGCGCAGCCGGGCTATCGCGTCATCGGTGACGGCCATCGGAAACCCCCGTGCGTTGCCGTACCGGGCAGGGCATCCGCCAGGATAAGCCGATCCGATGCGCCGAACGGCCTGATCAGGTGGGCTGTACGGGTGATGCGGGGTTGCTCCGATCGGGGTAGTCTGCGAGGGCCCGTCTCACCCCGCCCCCTCGGTGAGGCGGGCTTCTCCGCGCTCGGACGCCTTCGCTGCCGAGGCGGCCGGAGATGTCGTCGGTCGTCCCGTCCTGGCAGGTCCGCAGCCTGCCGCCGAGCGGCTCGACGGCCCGCGCCGCGCTCTTACTTGGGATCGACCGTGGTCGAGCCGTAGTCGTTGGTGACGATGAGGACCACGCCGGGACCGAGGTCGGCGATCCCGTCGAACCGCGGCTCCACCCGGATGCCGAAGGCGCTGCCGATCTCGCCTGCCGCGCCCTCTTCTGCGGTGCCGGGGCGGTAGTAGGCGGTGGTGGTCTCGATGATCCCGGCCGAGTAGTTCTCCACCTCGGCCACGTCCCAGCCCGCCTCTTCGAAGTCCTCTGCCGCGTCGGCCGCGAGACCCCGGATGGTGCTGTTGTTGAAGATGCGCAGGGGAGTGTCGGTGGAGGGAGAACCCAGTTCGGCGTCGCTGCCGCCTGCGCCCGAATCGCCGTCCTCGCCGCCGCCCGTGCCCGAGTCGGGCCCGTCGGCGGGGTCTTCTGCGTCTGCGGAGCCCTCGGAGTCGTCTGTGGAGCCCTCGGAGTCGCCGTCGTCAGAACCGCCCGCGTCGCCCTCGGTGGGATCGGTGACGTCCTCGTCGGTCGACTCGCCTGCCGTGGCGTCCGACGAGCTCGTGGCGGGCGGGTTGCTCTGCTCGGCGAGCGAGTTCTCGCCGCTGGTCAGGCTCATCACCCCGACGACCAGCGCGATCGCGGCCAGGCCGAACATGCCGAAGGCGACCCCCCGCAGTGGTCGTGCCGAGCCGGAGGGCTCCACGCTGCTCATCCCTGGCCTCCTGCATGCTGCTGCACAGTGTTCAACGTCTAACCGAGATCAGTGAAGGTCGAGGCTCTGTCGTCGGGCCGCTCTGGATCTCGCCCGCCCGCCACGCTGTCTGAGAAGTCTCTTGACCAGCATCGGGTCGGCCTGTAACGCTTCCTTGCGGTCGAGCAGCCCGTTCAAGATCTGGAAGTAGCGGGTCGCCGACATGTCGAACAACTCGCGGATCTTCTGCTCTTTGGTGCCTGCCTGTTTCCACCACTGCCGCTCGAACGCCAGGATCGCACGTTCCCGCGTGGTCAGCTCGGCGTCGTGCCGAGGGGCAGGCGGATACGCCTCTGCGGCCTCCATCGGGCTCCTCGCCTCGTGATCGTGGACATCGTGATCTCGGACGTCCGGGTCGTGGACGTCGTGGTCGGGCAGTGGTGGGGCGGCGGATCGAACAGGCGGTGACCTGAACCGGCGGTGGTCTCCTGCGGAGTGGGCGTCCGAGCAGGCGACACCGTCTCCTGTGGTCGGACGGTCGTTCTCCGGACAGGCCATGGTGCATCGACCTCTTTCCTCGACCGACCGGCCGTCGTGCTGACGACACCCGCTGCCGACACGGGCATCGCCGATGGACAGACTCTGCCGTGGAGCCGACATCGCCTGCCGGTACCGGACGGCATCGCTGTCGTCCGGGCCCTCCTCATTACATCACGTGTCGCCCACCAGATCGCGAAGATCGAGCCGCGTCCTGCGGCTGTCGTCCTGGCCGCGCTCGAGGTGCCCACCAGTGATCACCCGCCGTGAGCCGACGGCTCGCGTGCACCCTGCGGCGCACCCGATGGAGGGGATCGAAGACAACCGCTGACGACCCTGTCCTCGATCCCCTGTCTTCCTGTTGCGTGGGGCAGGCGCGGCGATCTGCGGCGTCGTCGATCACCCTGGCTCCGTGCCTGCTTGCTCCGGTTGCCGGGCAGCTGATCCACGCTGATCCCCGCTCACGGCGGAGTGGGATGCAGCCGGCCTCTAAGCTCTCGACATGGCGATTCATCCGATTCGGATCGCGGGCGACCCGGTCCTGCATCAGCCCACTCGTCCGGTGGAGACCTTCGATGACGAGCTGCACGTGCTGATCGAGGACATGTTCGAGACGATGGCGGCGGCCGAGGGCGTCGGTCTAGCCGCCAATCAGATCGGTGACGACCGCAGGCTCTTCGTCTATCACTGCCATGACGACGAGGGCACCTGGTACCGGGGAGTCGTGGTCAACCCGGTGCTGGAGACGTCGCCCAGACCCGAGTCGATGCCCGATCCCGAGGAGGACCTCGAAGGCTGTCTCTCCGTCCCCGGCGAGGTCTTCCCGACCGGCAGGGCCGACTGGGCGAAGGTGACGGGCCAG
The Actinoalloteichus fjordicus DNA segment above includes these coding regions:
- a CDS encoding FadR/GntR family transcriptional regulator, with protein sequence MAVTDDAIARLREMIQRGELVPGARLPPESELADGLGLSRNSLREAVRALALVHILDVRQGSGTYVASLRAEEMLDSLAFALEMYRDHDSALEVLQVRRILEPEATAMTSARMTPPVLHRLRTLCSSIRPDDPVPDLVRHELDFHHEIARTAGNAYLGSLLAALHSPTVDASLWRRLAQDGKTGETLDEHRLIVDALAAGKAELARYHARTHLTHIEQALRGSAED
- a CDS encoding DUF3159 domain-containing protein; its protein translation is MTEHLDERSRAGRGSAAAADADSLPRLLGGRRGAADASVPPLVFVLAWWLGQGSVPIGAGAALAAGLVIAVLRLRRGHRPVAALLGMLGVAVAGAVALYTGRAVDYFLVQLLSNAGSALVWALSILVRRPLLGVIVGVLLGQKMRWRRDADLLRAYGRSSWVWVGQYLTRLAVFLPLWIAEQAGALVVARAVLSLPLVTLCLAVSWAVLRRSLPSGHPGLRHPQSGERAGDSAVSSTTGQDGAMSGQAVSDGADSSGAADRLDTEAGVGSDCGSAVSGQAAGRSQPQTSQAQPRLAGPQSERSLPETAPGGTSGAQTP
- a CDS encoding AfsR/SARP family transcriptional regulator, translating into MDARTMPAAGYGLEFRLLGAFEVLSSGSPILLGSPAMRRLLALLTLNANQVVSVDRIIRVLWTGDPPASVRTILQGYVSRLRKLIGGAAAFGDDVEIVTRSPGYLLRTDPDRIDLHRARELARSAAETTGTARVVVLRAALRLWRGPALAEMEALPLLRATSMSIEEFRLGLVEDRIEAELAVGMGSDLLTELNELVTQHPLRERLTDQLMLVLYRTGRRADALRRYHELRERLAEEFGVDPSPQLQRTYERILRDEAVPDDASLPAQDVRPGPVDSERAGTVQSLAVIPAQLPPQIGGFVGREGELAVLDSLLPSRHHDVGSRIAVVSGVAGLGKSALAVTWAHRASAAPAAEFPDGQLFASLRGVDPYEQPVAPAEVLRQFLIGLGLTADRIPAGLTERVALYRSITAKRRMLVLLDDAVDHQQVQPLLPAAQSCTVLITSRRMLDGLLVTNGARLIRLGPLPDAQAGELVSRVVGDVELTQSELDRLASLCGNLPLALRIAAARLAGDAEVTVSELIDELADERRRLGALRAGDSQISVRGAFELTYRRLTPEAARLFRLVGVHPGVEMSRSVLAAMAQTSFAAVAEQLHVLESVHLMSSLGDGRFGTHDLIRLYARQLAADDLGSAERRAVTEALVDFYLAAAECGRDLIRPTTGSPSSEWTGELPAMGTAEQAVGWFDREWTNLLHAARTALREGRNEVAWRIAWAAAPYVLFRHLLDESTELFDQGLAAARAAGDRLGQCLMLRCRVNVDLYRSAQSEEALGHAMEALALAEELGDPAILAPTVSSVFTAQTRLGHYEEARRGGERALALYRGLGDLTGQAMSLNNLAMIDQSCGRTERAYERCLAVLDLYRRIDEPANEAVVLNNLSELAAELADWQAAESFARRARSVSVSCGASVQEAKALSQLGDVHLQNGDVLSAKFRWEQALTLVHGSSSPIRAEVEQRLAELAAEE
- a CDS encoding N-acetylglucosamine kinase: MAEPPDLVIGVDIGGTSTTAVLASADGRRHAWARGEGANPNAHPVEVATARLTDVLQRLLSDGGADRVVAGVLGMAGVSRLSDPAVAGAFQQAWVAAAGPAASLRVLSDVETAFAAATEAATGVVLIAGTGAIAARIDGNALSRIAGGHGWLLGDEGSAFWLGREAVRHTLRAVEGRDRHGELAGSVLDATLGADSPAPDGAAWNGEARRRLITSVNSAPPVRLAEYALLVSAAYRADDPAAVRIVHRGATELATLVRSLRIPGETSPVILAGSLLTSGSPIEAEVRAELAESAGVLPDARSDGPPDAATGAAWLAVADSIGDPTTARLVHQRLTARGIPAATPRAGAQADGTATSVGAGAGADRASGVGPPASPAAPASP
- a CDS encoding DUF3263 domain-containing protein, which gives rise to MEAAEAYPPAPRHDAELTTRERAILAFERQWWKQAGTKEQKIRELFDMSATRYFQILNGLLDRKEALQADPMLVKRLLRQRGGRARSRAARRQSLDLH
- a CDS encoding LytR C-terminal domain-containing protein; the encoded protein is MSSVEPSGSARPLRGVAFGMFGLAAIALVVGVMSLTSGENSLAEQSNPPATSSSDATAGESTDEDVTDPTEGDAGGSDDGDSEGSTDDSEGSADAEDPADGPDSGTGGGEDGDSGAGGSDAELGSPSTDTPLRIFNNSTIRGLAADAAEDFEEAGWDVAEVENYSAGIIETTTAYYRPGTAEEGAAGEIGSAFGIRVEPRFDGIADLGPGVVLIVTNDYGSTTVDPK
- a CDS encoding YdcF family protein; amino-acid sequence: MAEGVGAAESVVVVVLGYRNPQPTANLINRWRVRAGIRSIPADGGPGTCVIFSGGAAGGGVAEARLMADYAKSALRFDGTVLLESESLTTWQNITNIIPLLADADRIKIVSQPAHALKARAYLRRQRPDLAERLVRAEDYRPGEWLIAKPLLALYGLRILRGLRKDERTASP
- a CDS encoding peptide deformylase; the protein is MAIHPIRIAGDPVLHQPTRPVETFDDELHVLIEDMFETMAAAEGVGLAANQIGDDRRLFVYHCHDDEGTWYRGVVVNPVLETSPRPESMPDPEEDLEGCLSVPGEVFPTGRADWAKVTGQDADGAPVSVEGNGFFARCLQHETDHLDGHLYLDRLIGRNKREAKRMLKVNEWGVPGLSWNPAEQQAEFVAESR